In Nocardia terpenica, the genomic window CGCCGGGGCCGGAGCCGGGGCGGGAGCGGGCGCGGGCTGCGGCGCCGCCTCCTGGGTGTCGGAGGCGTCCTCGGCGGAGGCGCCCCAGCGCAGATACTTGCCGCAGACGGGCCAGGCGCCCGCACCCTGGGTGGCGAGCACGTTCTCCGCGACGCGGACCTGCTCCTCCTTGCTGGCCTGATTGGCCATGCCGCTGCCACCGTTGGCTCGCCAGGTGCTCTGCGTGAACTGCAGGCCCCCGTAGTAGCCGTTGCCGGTGTTGATATGCCAGTTACCGCCGCTCTCGCACTGAGCGACGCCGTCCCAGTCGTGGGTGGCGGCCGAGGCGGTGCCCGACATGGCGAACGGGACGGCAACAAGGGCGCCGGTGACGGCGGCGAAGCCGAGGGCGCGACTGCTGATCTTCCGGTTCTTGTGCATGGTGGTTTCCCTCCCCGTGCCCACCTGCCCGGCGGTCGCCCGCCGAGTCCCTGCCCCCAGGTGTCGGGGTTGGCCGAATCGCGGGGCAGGGCCCGGTGTGCAGCGATCCGGTTCGGAGGCCCGTCACAGGTTTGTTCGAGGCCGAGAATGACCATAACGAAGCAATCTCGGCAGATCACGTCTTGATAACATCGAGAATTGCATGAAACGTATAACCGAGAAATCGGTGTCGATGCAGGTTGGCTATGCTGTATTTCAAAATTCTGGACGGTATGTTATCTACTCGTTATGTGTTGCAGATCACTTCGAGATAGTGACGTGGATCACGTTTTCCACCCCCTGCGCCGGTAGACGCGCGCATGCGGGCCCGATATATAGGGCTCGCGTGGGAGGGTGCCGCCCCGGCGGTCTCCGCGTCCTCCCGCTGGGGCGGCCCGATCGCGGCTCGGCGCGACCCCGGCAAGATCTCGGTGAGCTAGCTCACCTCGTGCCCCGCCGCGCCCCGTCGTGACCGGATCATGATCATCTGCTCGACCTCCGAAATCCGCTCTGACCACACGATTTGCGATTCTTCCGAACCTCTGTGTAATGTTGTGTTCACCGACGCGGGGTGGAGCAGCTCGGTAGCTCGCTGGGCTCATAACCCAGAGGTCGCAGGTTCAAATCCTGTCCCCGCTACTAGCGAGAACGGCCCTGAACGAAATGTTCAGGGCCGTTTTTTATGTTTGCGGATTCATGGCGCGGCTCGGCTCCGAGTTGGGTGATCTGCTAGGATCTTCGCGGAACTCGTATGAGCGCGGGCGTGGCTGGTGGCCCTGGATCCCGATCCCGGTGTCGACTCGTACGAGGGGTTCCGATTCCGTCACCTGGAGTGTTCCGGCTGCTGGACAGGCAGCCGGGTCGTTCCTGGGGCGGTGGCTTCGAAGCCGCGGGCCCACGCTAGGATCCAACAGGCTGGAGGTGTCGTCGCGACGACATTGCCTCTGCGCCTCGGACGTGAATGACGATACGGAGAGATGATGTCCAAGCACTGCGACGTATGCAGCAAGGAGCCCCGCTTCGGCCGGCAGATTGCCCGTCTGGGCGTCCGTGCTCAGAAGCGGCGGATCAAGGGCCGCTCGGCGCGTATGTTCTACCCGAACATCCAGTCGGTCAAGACCGTCGTCAACGGCACCTCGATGCGCCTGAACGTCTGCACCTCCTGCCTGAAGGCGGGCAAGGTCGCTCGTAAGACCTCGCTGGCCCGCGTCTAGCAGGTTGGCTGGCCCGCAATCGTCGACGACGTTGCGGGCTTCAGCACTTTCTCAGCGGCGTTCCGCCATCACGGTCACCTCGTGCCGATTGTGATGCAACTGCCGCGCACCACGCACCGTATATTTCGCGTCCAACAGGCGTAGGCAGCGGCGGACCGTTTCCACCGGCCGATGCGGGCCCAGCTTCAAGGTCAGTACCGCCAGGGCTCCCGGCCGCAAACGTTCCGCAGCCGCCAGCATCACCTTGCACGACAGCTCCGGCGCCATCTTCATGTCGTTGACGACCATGTCGAAGCGCTGGCGTTCGGAGCGGAAGAACTCTCCCGCGGTCGTCCGAACATGCCGCACCCCGCGATCGTGTCGCAGCCGATCGTCGAGATCGCCGGGATCGATCGCCCATACGCTCATTCCGTAGCTCCGCAGCACCCGGGTCCAGCCACCCGGGCTGGCGCCCAGATCCACGGCCGAACCGTCCGCCGGGGGAGTGATCCCGAAGACCTGAACGGCCTCCTCCAGCTTGAACTCCGCGCGCGAAATCTGATCGCTGCTCCGGGACAAGCGAATTCGCCCGCCGGGCCAATCGCTCAACTGCTCCGCCGCGGCCGCCGTACCGACCAGCAATCCGGTATCGGTGAGACACAGCGACAGCGCGTGCGACAGCCCGGCGCGCCCGGTCGCGATCCCCGACTCGGTCAGCACCTTCATGCTGTGCTGCGCCAATTCGGCTGTGCCGTAAGGCATTTTGACCTGGCCGCTGATCCAGCACTGCACCGCCAGCTCGGCCGCGCCCGCCTGTTCGGCCACCCGCCGCACCACGGCCCCCACGGCATCCAGATCGGCCGCGTCCTCGACCGACACCTCGGCCCGCTCGACGGTCAGATGCCGAATGAACGCCAGCGGCTCCTCCCGACACGCCCGCGCAAGCTCCTCGATCCGCACCCCACCCCCGGAAATCCGGCCGAGATCCGGCCCCAGCCGCTCGATCTCCGGCCCCCCACCCCCGGCCCCCTTCGCGCCGTACAGATCCCGCAGTTCCCGCTCGGCGGCCGGAAAGTAGTCGGAGGAGGTGGAAAACAGCACTCGCTCACGATAATCGGCCATGACGCACGATATTAACGGAGCCGAACCCCCTCACCCCCCGCCGCCCCGCCCCCCGAACCCACCCCCCTGCAAACCCCCGTTCCCCGGTGTGTAATGTAGTCCGTACCACCGCGGGGTGGAGCAGCTCGGTAGCTCGCTGGGCTCATAACCCAGAGGTCGCAGGTTCAAATCCTGTCCCCGCTACTAGCGACCCAGGTCAGAAGGTTAATCACCGACTGGCCTGGGTCTTCTTTTTGGGTCGAGTCTCCACTTTGTCTCCACTATTGATGACGGAGTCCAGGATGCCCGCGACCTCGAACCGGACCGTCCCGCGCTTCATGTAGACGTCCTGCGTCATGGACACCTGGGCGTGGCCGAGCTGGTCCGCAGCCACTCGCGCCGACATCTCGGCGTCGTCGATCAGGGTTGCTACGGTCTTGCGGAACGAGTGACCGGTGATGTCCCCGACGCCGAGCGCTGCGCGTACCCGCCGCCACTGATCGTTGACGTTCGTCGGATCGCGCAGCGTCCCCGTACTCGACGGGAATAGCGTCTGGACGTGTTCGTCGGTGTCGGTGTCGGGTCGGGTGGCATCGTCATCGTCGGACTGGAGCTCCGCAATGCGTCGCTGCAACATGACGACGGCGTAGTCCGGCAGCGCGAGTGTGCGCCGCTTGTTCTTCGGCATCTTGGGGTCGTAATCGTTGGTCAGGCGCCGCAGACCGACCTTGGGTATGCGCACGATGTGCCCAGTTACTTCGATAGTCTTGGTTTCAGGATCAAAATTCTCGGGCAAGAACGCCAACAACTCGGCCATACGGACACCCGTCGCGGTGAACATCGTGATCAGATCGGCGAGATCGGCTTTTCGGCAGTATTCGGCCACGGTCGGAATCCGGTATTGCTTCTTGCTCTTTCGCTGCTCGCCCGCCGATTCGGAATCCTTGCCCGTTGGCAGCGCGGGACACGGGGCATCGCTTTCCTGAACATCGTGAAGCAGCTGGCGCAGTTGCTCCGGTTCGAGAGCTTGTGTGGTTCGTGACGGTGTGGTGTCCACAGATCGAGTTTCACGAACAGGGTTCTCGCTCCAGACGTCGAAGCGGACGCCCATGCCGCACATTCCAGTCAGAACGGTTCGGCAGGTCTTTGCATCAGCCGCGCCCTGGTTGCTTTCGACGGTTCGTATGAAGCGTTCGAGGCGCTGGGTGGTGACTTCGCCTAGACGGACTCCCCCGAGCCCCTTGATGATGATCTTGGCTACATGGTCGTAGCGTTGGAGCGTGTTGCTCGCCCGGCCCAGCTCGACCAGATGCGCGCGATAGTTTTTCCAGAGTGTCGCCACGGTGGTGTCCCGGGTGATCTCCTCATCGTCGCTCGTGGCGAAGATGCGGTTTTTCAAATGGTCGATCAGCACTCGTTCGGCGGCGGCGCCCTTCCTGTCGACGACGCCGGTCGGCGTATGGCGGCGCGCTCGACGGGTGATTCCGTCGAGATCGCGTACCCAGCAGTCCGCGTACCAGCGGCCTGGTTCGATCTCGGTTCGTTGGATGTGACCCCACGTCCCGAGAGTCATCGGTGGACGTCCACGTCCCACGGTCAGACCTCCTTGGTTGATTACACGTTAAACAACGATCTAATGATTACACGTTTTGACTCCATGTGAGTGTTGTCGGAACCTTGGCGGGTCATGACGTGGACGGCTGACCTCGGATGAAGCACCCAGCGCTACGGGGATTTGACCCGCGGCGGCTGGCCGATGCGCGGGCAGCCGCAGGGATGACAGTGGGTGACCTTGCTCGGATGTCAGGGGTCGGGCCAAGCGCTATCTACAACTGGGAGTCGGGCTACCGAACGCCTCAGCCGGATTCCATCGCCCGGGTCGCCTCCGCGCTCGGGCTGACGATCGAAGAATTCGTCCGGATACCTCTTGGCGAACGAACCTTGGTTGATCTGCGCGTCATGGCTGGGTTGACACAGCCGCAGCTGGCCATGCGGATTGGCTTGAGCACGCAGATGCTCGGCATGATCGAGCGGGCCGAACGGGCACTCGACGACGAACGCGCTACTGCTCTCGCACATGAGTTGGGTGTCAGCCTTGAAGTCGTGCGCGCAGGATACGAGCGTGCGCGTATTCGCCCGCCTGGTACTCCAGCCTGAATCTGGCTGTGACATGCCAAATCTTGTGCGGCAGAAGGTCGTAGCCATCACGCTCTCCGGAGTCCGCGGTCCGTGGTGGAGTCGGCACGGTAGAAGCGACCGATGGCGAGTTGGTTGTTTCGGCAGCCCCGATATGGCGTCAGGACGATTCTGGTTGGGGTGTAGTCGTTGTTGTGGTTGATGGCGCGTACGACACCGTCGTCCGGTGCGGTCGCCTTGGCGAGTCGGGCTCGATCCTCTGGGGCGAAAACCTCATGGGGCGCGCGGGTGCAGTCGATCCAGGGCGGTGGGTCGGTTAGCCATCGCACTATCGACCCGTCGGGCACACGGATCACGCCGAGGTATGCGCCGTTAGCACGCAGGTAGTCGCGGAATGCGGTCTGTTCCAGCGTTGCTCGTGGTGGTCTCGACTTCATGGAAGTGAGATCCTCGAGAAGACCCCATGCGCCGTGTGCTTGACTGTCCTTTCGGGTTCGAACCGTTGCTTGCCAATGCATTTCGCATCGCTGGGCGTGGTTGCGAACTGTGCCAGTGGTGCGGAGCTTGGCCTTTGGACCCGATTCGTACAGCAGGTGGTAGACCTCTTCGTGGTGGTCGAATCGCTCGGCGTTGTGCCAGAACATGGCCAGTGGCAACACGGGAAGGAACTTGGCATCGGGGATGCCGGCCATTCGGGTGCAGTCGATCGTCATATGGACCAGCTCGGTCGGGAGATCCCAGACCACGCCGGTAGCCCGGTGGCGTGGGGGCGGGTCCTGATCGATCGGGCCGAACCAGTATTGGACGCCGTGCACGTGCTGTTGTGGGCCGAAGACCGGGCGGGCGTGCAGGATTCGTCTCGCCCGTCCGTGCCCGAATACGGCGTCGACAGGTTCGCGCCGATCTCGTGCCGCCAAGATTCGACGACAGACGTCGGCAGCTGTCACCGTAGCCCCGAGACGCGCTGAATTGATGGCTCTTTGGACGACTCGGCTGAGGGCGATGAAGTCTTTCTCGTCCTCACCCGTGGATACCACGGTGGGTTCGAGGGCTGGATCGAGAGTTTCGATCATGATCCACGGTGTGGATGAGCCGGTGCCAGTATCGATGGCGTGCGTCATCGGATCCCCCTCACTCCGTGGCAATCAGTAGTCGTCGCCCTGAGCCGGTTCCGAGCCGGAGCAGCCAGCCGTGGCGCCGGGGCGATAAGTTCGGTGGTGCGGTCAGCGGAGGAATGACTCCTCCGATTGCGTTGCCGCGCAACGTTGTCCACAATGTCCCTTGCTCGAGGGCATAGGTGTGTACGGCGTGTGGCGCAAATCCTTTGCCGGTGAGGTAGTCGTAGATGACGTCCACTCGACCGATTACCGGACCTGCCAATCGGGTGGGCGCGACAGCAACGACAACGACCTCATCGGCGTAGACCGGCATTACTACCGGGATGTCGACATCCAATCGGGTGACGGATTCGCAGAGGACCGTATGCCGGGATCGTGACCAAATAACCCAAATACTCACTGCTGCTGGATATCTCGACCTCTGCATTG contains:
- a CDS encoding transglycosylase family protein, with amino-acid sequence MHKNRKISSRALGFAAVTGALVAVPFAMSGTASAATHDWDGVAQCESGGNWHINTGNGYYGGLQFTQSTWRANGGSGMANQASKEEQVRVAENVLATQGAGAWPVCGKYLRWGASAEDASDTQEAAPQPAPAPAPAPAPAPTDRQVLIDQAKSAGEQVAKQFGFDGQYQQILQQNSSLIESLGH
- the rpmB gene encoding 50S ribosomal protein L28, which produces MSKHCDVCSKEPRFGRQIARLGVRAQKRRIKGRSARMFYPNIQSVKTVVNGTSMRLNVCTSCLKAGKVARKTSLARV
- a CDS encoding GAF domain-containing protein produces the protein MTHAIDTGTGSSTPWIMIETLDPALEPTVVSTGEDEKDFIALSRVVQRAINSARLGATVTAADVCRRILAARDRREPVDAVFGHGRARRILHARPVFGPQQHVHGVQYWFGPIDQDPPPRHRATGVVWDLPTELVHMTIDCTRMAGIPDAKFLPVLPLAMFWHNAERFDHHEEVYHLLYESGPKAKLRTTGTVRNHAQRCEMHWQATVRTRKDSQAHGAWGLLEDLTSMKSRPPRATLEQTAFRDYLRANGAYLGVIRVPDGSIVRWLTDPPPWIDCTRAPHEVFAPEDRARLAKATAPDDGVVRAINHNNDYTPTRIVLTPYRGCRNNQLAIGRFYRADSTTDRGLRRA
- a CDS encoding site-specific integrase; amino-acid sequence: MTLGTWGHIQRTEIEPGRWYADCWVRDLDGITRRARRHTPTGVVDRKGAAAERVLIDHLKNRIFATSDDEEITRDTTVATLWKNYRAHLVELGRASNTLQRYDHVAKIIIKGLGGVRLGEVTTQRLERFIRTVESNQGAADAKTCRTVLTGMCGMGVRFDVWSENPVRETRSVDTTPSRTTQALEPEQLRQLLHDVQESDAPCPALPTGKDSESAGEQRKSKKQYRIPTVAEYCRKADLADLITMFTATGVRMAELLAFLPENFDPETKTIEVTGHIVRIPKVGLRRLTNDYDPKMPKNKRRTLALPDYAVVMLQRRIAELQSDDDDATRPDTDTDEHVQTLFPSSTGTLRDPTNVNDQWRRVRAALGVGDITGHSFRKTVATLIDDAEMSARVAADQLGHAQVSMTQDVYMKRGTVRFEVAGILDSVINSGDKVETRPKKKTQASR
- a CDS encoding SAM-dependent methyltransferase; translated protein: MADYRERVLFSTSSDYFPAAERELRDLYGAKGAGGGGPEIERLGPDLGRISGGGVRIEELARACREEPLAFIRHLTVERAEVSVEDAADLDAVGAVVRRVAEQAGAAELAVQCWISGQVKMPYGTAELAQHSMKVLTESGIATGRAGLSHALSLCLTDTGLLVGTAAAAEQLSDWPGGRIRLSRSSDQISRAEFKLEEAVQVFGITPPADGSAVDLGASPGGWTRVLRSYGMSVWAIDPGDLDDRLRHDRGVRHVRTTAGEFFRSERQRFDMVVNDMKMAPELSCKVMLAAAERLRPGALAVLTLKLGPHRPVETVRRCLRLLDAKYTVRGARQLHHNRHEVTVMAERR
- a CDS encoding helix-turn-helix transcriptional regulator; translated protein: MKHPALRGFDPRRLADARAAAGMTVGDLARMSGVGPSAIYNWESGYRTPQPDSIARVASALGLTIEEFVRIPLGERTLVDLRVMAGLTQPQLAMRIGLSTQMLGMIERAERALDDERATALAHELGVSLEVVRAGYERARIRPPGTPA